CTgcaggcggcggccgccggcgcccaGCCCGGGCTGCTCCCCGGCCGTCGCCCCGCCGCGGAGAGGAGCAGCGGCGGCCAGGCGCAGCCCGCCGGCGGCCCCTCGCCCGGGgaggggcgggaggaggaggaagaggaggaggacggagcggGCCCCGACGCGCGCAGGGGGCCCGGCGGCAGGCCGGAGCGCAGCGAGAAGCTGGCGCTGTACCTGGCCGAGGTGGAGAAGCAGGACAAGTACCTGCGGCAGAAGGGCCGGTTCCGCTTCCACATCATCCCCGACGGGAACTGCCTCTACCGTGCCGTCTGCAAGGCGGTCTACGGGGACCAGCGGCTGCACAGCGAGCTCCGCGAGCAGACCGTGCACTACATCGCCGACCACCTGGACCACTTCAACCCCATCATCGAGGGCGACGTGGGAGAGTTCCTCATCGGCGCCGCCCAGGACGGGGCCTGGGCCGGCTACCCGGAGCTGCTGGCCATGGGGCAAATGCTGAACGTGAACATCCACCTCACGACGGGCGGGCGGCCCGAGAGCCCCACCGTTTCCACCATGGTTCACTACCTGGGGCCTGAGGACCTGACACGGCCCAGTATCTGGCTGAGCTGGCTTAGCAACGGGCACTATGACGCTGTGCTGGACCGCCTGTGCCCCAACCCGGAGTACGAGGCGTGGTGCAGACAGACTCAGGTACAGCGCAGACGGGATGAGGAGCTGGCCAAGTCCATGGCAGTGTCCTTGTCCAAGATGTACATTGAGCAGAATGCCTGCTCTTGAGACCTCCGGGGCCTCAGGCTGGGAGCTTTGCTGCAGGGACTGAGACAGACAGAAGGTGTGCTGGCTGTGATGGTGATGCCTTAATCCTTAATGAAGCAGTGGCACCCCAGACTGAGAAGGACCGTAGATCGTGGGGGATAAATACAAACGTGTTTGTAATATTCTGTTGTAAAGACTTAGCCTTGGATTATTTGCAAGCagattctctgtgtgtgtttgtgtcacCCCTCTCCActctctctctctattttctataagaatgtattttttgcacaatatttttaaactgttaccTCCATCTTCTACATCTTGCATTAGTATATGGCTTTCAGCTGTACAGCCAAAAACGTTTGTAAACAGTTTTTGTAAATAAGGCTTATGATGTAACAGctgttttttgctgtgttttttacCCATAAACCTTATATTTTTACCAAATGAAGTTGATGTCAAACTGACCCTCCCTAATTGATGAAAGCACCGTGGGTATTTTCTTGCAAAACTAAAACAATGGGTTTTGTAAAAGTGCAGCAAAGTATGAACAGACTGCTTTTCAGAACAGTTGCTTTCTCTGCCTGGAGCACAGAACAGGTCCTTTGAGCCAGTTGGAATGCAGCTACACATGAACAGTACAGGGAGCAATTGACTCTTCTGTATTTAATTACTGTTTTGAGTAAACTGGCCTCTTGTTGCCTGGTTGGCTCACCCTCTGCTCCATTTATATTATTTATCTGTAATAACAGAACATTAACTTGCAATAGAATGTTGTGACTAGATAATAGTCTCCTGCTTTGGCAATAATTGCCTTGGCTGCACCTCGGTGTTTGTGTTCTTGTTTCTGGGGTTATGGTGTCTTTTGTATAAGCCCTGCTTCTTTTTTGGCACTGGTGTTGCACCAACAAATCATTATCTGATCACAACATTTTATTCACTTGACGCTATTTTCTAACCAAGAAATCAGGAATGGTATTCTAcattatggttaaaaaaaaaaaaaagtatttaaattgaGGTTTGTATGGTTTGCTGGgtcaaacatttaaatgtttccaGTCTGAATTCTGTCTCTTCTACTTTCTGATTAACTTGTTAGATATATTTATTAAGTAATGCAGtttgtactttttttattttgtaatatattgtGATTTTGGAATTTATACTGTATTTGTATAATAGGAATATTCACAGCTAAAATGGAATGAATAAAGAATGTAATTttacttctgctctttttttccgCCCTTTGCATTCCTGGTGTGGTGAAGAACTGCAGGTGCATTCCCAAGACCCTTTATTTAGCTTCTCTGCCTTAGATTCCCCAATTAAGAGGCGGGAAGAAGGGGCATGGTACTTTACAAGTGTGAGCCACTGATAATTCTGGTGTCTGAATATGAGAAAGAAAGGCAAGCATTTAAAGACAGTTGAATATCTAATTCTTTTGTAACTGTGAGAGATCCTAGCATATCTCTTTGCCAAGGAGAAACACTTTTGTATATTAATATGCCTTAGAAGAGGGGTTCTCGAGCATAGTACCTGGGCTGGTAATGCCAGTGGTTGTGATGAACCAGCTCTCTGCTGGGCCGTGCACACTTGGGTTTGGACTTTGGTAATTGGGAATCTCCATTCTGCAGCCAGTCCCAAACTAATTTTAGATTGGCCCTGTCACCAGTGATACCTTGGCAACCCGCTTGTTACTTGAACAGAAGTAATGTCATaaggaaatacagctttttgcTCCCCTTACAAGGTGGAAATGCCTCGCAAGTTGTTGAACAGTactctgtgtgtgcgtgcatgcatgcATTTACAAATCTACCCCTGATCTCTAAAAATACTAGAAGGCCATCCTTAAATGATGGAAGGGTACCGGgttaaaattagatttaaaaatgaaCTAAATAGCTGAAGTGCAGCAGTCTTAATTGAGCACACTTGTGATAAAGAGCTGCAGGTTTGACTGTGTGTATATTTGGTACTGTTTCACAAGATGCAAAGAGtagatttaaataaatttaatatgttatttctgaaatactgGTAAATGCAGACtatgtttttccccattttcttcaCACACAatcatgctttttctttaaaggttaAATAATGGTGGAAAAAACCAGTCTTGCTAGTCCACTATTGCTTAGCTTTACTGAATCTCTTGAAAGCTGAGTTCTGAGGTAAGAGCAAGGCAAAGATGCAGACATGGATGTGTTCATGAGGAACAGAGAGAGCTGATGAGAAAAACGGCTACTCGGGTGGCTGTaagcaaaaaaatccagcatCACTAAATATCAGTGATGTGCTTGACTGATTAAAAACTTTGTATCCCAGACTGCTTAGGTTTTGGGTTGGATATGATGAATTCCTTCGAAGTTGTCAATATTccaaacttttaaaacatttcttttaggtCTTCTAAAATTACCATTTTCAGCTATATCGTGAATTGTGATTacaaattttgtttgtgttttgtggcACAAGCCTTACAAAACACTCGCAGAGTAAGCTAAGCGAAGAGGGATTGGTATTGTATAGTGTTCACTCTCTGAGGTATAACTTGTATTAAAATATCAACAAAAAAGTAGTGTTAAAAAATAATAGCGCCGAACCCTGGGATAAGTTCCCACAGGGTTCCTTAGCAATTTTGATGCTACTGCATGAGTCACAGGGACATGCAGATAACTTTAAGGAATTTGAAAAAACTAGGTTACCTGTTGAACTAGTTTGCAAAGACATCGAGGATGTATCGCTGCAGCATGTAACAAGGCACTTGTTTTTGCAGCTTGCATTACATACTGTATCTGTTCTAGAAGGAAACGACAAAAATGGCATGTCAGACATTTCAGGCACGTGGAAAGTGAAAACTTTTTTGTAGCTCTCATGTTTAAAGTTCAGCTGAGACGCTTGGGTTCAGATGCAAGCTAGTGGTGTCTTGCTTGAGTAGCAGCAGTAGAGGCAGTTTTGTGGAGTAGTTGTATAGAGGCAGTGATCCTAATATGGACAAAGTGTTTCAAAACTGCTTTTAACATTGTCGCTTGCCCCCAGCAAAAGCACAAGTAGATGCAAGTTTTCAAGTTTTCCCTCACTGTCCCCGTTCAACAATTCCAGTGACGAAGGAAAGGACAGATGTTGTCCTTGCTCATAATTTCAGTACCCGATTATTTTAACCTTGGCTAATCACTTGCGTAACCCAGCTAATCCTTAGACTTGTCTGAGGACGTTGGTGAACAGACTCCTTGTTATTGACGATAGGTGAGAAGGAGAGCTTGATTTTCAATACTCAGTTGTATGGTCCTTTAAGCCAGGTAGAAAACGCTTTAATTCTAAACTGAGCAAATGTGAATTGGAGTCTGTGGGAGCATAAACTTTGCAGTGCCAtctttgcttgtattttataATACAATTGTGAATTAGTTGACTTGTTGGATGGTTCATTTCAGGAGTTTCTTAGGTTGCCAAGACTATGGCATTCTGTCACTCAACATGCAATGGATATGTTAGAATTTTTCTGTGTGTTGAACAGGCTCTGTTACACAAAGCGAGGTTTGCAAGAACTGAATTGGTTTGTATGTACAATGAATGCATCCTAAAATAAGGGTAGTGGGAAAGGGAAGATTTGTGTAAGTGTCATTGTTCTTCATCTCAGTCAAtggttttctttttggaaagttCAGTGGATGACACTTCATGCTTAGTAACTTACTTGGGATGCATAAAAGTATAAAAGTTGCCTAATGCCAGCTACTGGGTTTATCTGTCCTGTTCTACTTGGCTGGTACATTACATGTGTACAAGGTAAATCTGCTACATTAATGTCACTTGTAATAAAGGTGTATTTCAGTACTCCTTGTACATGTACAAAACCGCGTACATccaaatatttcttctctctgcttttgcttttattatgtCAGAATTAGTTGCTAGGATTTTTGAAGATGAGATTCTAATTTTGGTTTAGTGGTTTGTCAGTGCGCACCTACATGGCTTCTGAATCTAAGCAGAAAATGACGATGGGTATCTCACAACAGGGACAAGTACCTGGCATTAACCATTTTTTGTTTATACTCTTTCATACATATTTAACAGTTTATTGATATGCATTGAAAAGTGTTCCTAGGATGTTGGTGCAAAATggtgcaaaatgaaaaaaacctcagctTTGGTGTTAAAAAGATTGTCCCATTTCTGAATGGCATGGTTATATGAAAGTATGCAGCATGCAGAAAGGTTGTGAGTAACCGTTTGAAAGGACATCAGCTCTGCCAAATGCAATTCTGTAGTCACCGGGacctttttaaagaaacataaaaaattaaacctTGAACTTTTTAGTAATATACATGTGCATTTTAGTTGAAAAAAAGTGGCTTTCATGTTTCCTGTTCAGTTTTAATTTataatctgtctttttaaaaagaaagtttataGTATTAATGGATAGACAGATATAGCAATGCAGTAATATATTGTACTTCAGTCATTTTTTCCCAGagttagtatttaaaatattttttatacaaGGAAACCCATTCATGGTATTCAGACTGCAAACTGATAGAAATAAAACACTAGCAAGTTCCAGGTTTCTGTTGCACGAGTGGTTATTATTCTGTCTCCTCATATATTTATCCTAATTACTGAATAAGATCAGGCTTCTCTGGAGAAAACGTGAGCATGCAATTGTAGTAGCATGATGCATGTACACACATAGAACTAATCTTTCCTGTGTGATCTGAAATTTGGCATTTCCTGCATTtttagcatgtatttttaaaccattATGCTTCTAATGCATATTTTATTCCCTACAGTTTTTACTGGAACTTGTAGAAAATAAACTGTTGCGTCCTTCCTACAAGGCACGTTTAATAGCGTTTGAACCTTCAGCACTGTAGCACAGTTAAGCTGCGTAAAGAATGGCATCTGCAGTGAAGAAGACTGTTGAAGGAGGGGAGGGTAGCTGGGCGAAAGCTGGAGCCAGGAGATGGTTGCGAAGGATCCTGGGTTGTCTTCTATCCTTTCGTCTCCCGTGTTCACCCACATCCCAAGCACGGGGAGATCCCGACTCGCTGTGATGGGCAGCGGGCCTGTGCCACTGGTCTGGTGACAGTGTGCATCAGGCTCGCTGTTGTTGCTTGTTGGTGTTTAGCTATGAAGTTCTTATCCTGCCAGGCTTTTGGGGCGCTGCAAATGAAAGAAGGGATGCAACACTCTATCTTAGAAAAAACTGAACAGAATTTCACAAAGACGTGGCATTTTTCTTGCCTGTGAACTTTTTTTGCTAAATATCAATGAGTTAAAGCATGGTTGAATATCCAAACAGTTTGCAAGGAccaacataatttaaaaaaatcacatacagCGCGTTAGCAGCTTTTTGAGACTCCAATAATgcttgaaatacctttttttacaTTAATCTGTAATTTCATTAGACCATATTATTTTCACAGGTACAAGGATCCAGCATTTTTCTTGCacaaaacttctatttttttctgagcGTAAGACTTCATTTTTCAGCTATTCAACTAACCGACATTTCTGGGCAAGAAAACCCATGGTTTCAGATCTCTGGGTGGGATCTGGAACTTGGTAAGCTCTGTCAATTTAACCTGATATGGCTAAGAGCAATACTTCCCATCGTTGATGCTGTACTCAAGTTTAGATGGCTGCTTTTAGAAATAACATGATCTTTGGaactccagctgagctgcttctgatatttttttagAGAGAGTCTGTGGTCAAAATGTACtccttttgtaaataaataatacagtacAATTTATATCTAAATTGCCTGTCTTCCATATGACTTAAAGATTGAGCTTTCACTAAGCAATTAAGCAATTAACTGATGTGTTTATATGACTTGTTTGCTTTCCTACCAAACTTCAGCTCCACTGGATTAGGTTACTCCCACGGACTGACCTTGCCTTTTGTGGCTTAAGGTAGGAGCAATGATAAAATTATTGTCTCATTAATTACAGACACAATTCCTATTACTTCTGCAAACCCTACCTGCaatcttttaatttaattttagtttttgtTGATTGTCAATTATATGTCCATTCAAGTTCAACATTGGAAACTAGTTATGCTGTAAACCAAAACCTAATTAAATAAGACAGTTGAATGAGTTTAGGAGTTGACAGCTGTTTTGCTGCTTATGTATAATTCAGGGAAAGGTGGTGCCCAAATTGAAGCAGTTGTGAAAGGACTTGTTTTGCTCTGAAAGATGGTTATGTCAGCTTATGGATAGATCAGCATTATGACTGCTGATCTAAAAGCTTTAATACACTTGCCTTTGTTATTTCTTGATAAAGGAATAATGTTATCTTAAAACGTGTTGCATTTTTGCTAAACTGAGAATGGAGACACAAGAGACTAACACTGctagattaaaaaagaaaataatgtcctGCTATTACGAGCCAGGAAgtaattgtttttttcatttatttcccacCATGTCTAGCATCCAGTGAAAGAAATCTTTGGCTTTAGGTAAGGAATGTTTGTGCATGTGGCGTGCATCTTTCCTGAGCTGGTAAGTTGAATACATGTAGAATAAGATCTTTTACTTCAGATTTGTACCCATAAAAGTGGTGAATAAGAAGTTTCCTTGGCTAAACGACGATACTTTTATACTGTAGAGCATTTAGCACAACAAAGCTGCAATCCCACTGGGAGTTTGATGAGAAGCAGTATTACTAACAGCACACGCTTTGCAGATATCTGGAAACTTcatctccatttcattttttttggcATGCAGC
This region of Harpia harpyja isolate bHarHar1 chromosome 1, bHarHar1 primary haplotype, whole genome shotgun sequence genomic DNA includes:
- the OTUD1 gene encoding OTU domain-containing protein 1 — translated: MQLYSSVITHYPAGGTAAAAAAAAAASPSAAGVFKVSLSPGPPAAEAPSAADAAGPSPAAESPAKDAFAPGGGSSSSSSAAAMPAFSSCLEVMPSGPAAGPGSRPAGGPQYSSCAQVTVSRRRPLERIVPIRIVQRAEAPGELVPASPRSRAWLEGILESMRQAGGDGEAAALPPPAEEPSNRSLRLSEHCQALQAAAAGAQPGLLPGRRPAAERSSGGQAQPAGGPSPGEGREEEEEEEDGAGPDARRGPGGRPERSEKLALYLAEVEKQDKYLRQKGRFRFHIIPDGNCLYRAVCKAVYGDQRLHSELREQTVHYIADHLDHFNPIIEGDVGEFLIGAAQDGAWAGYPELLAMGQMLNVNIHLTTGGRPESPTVSTMVHYLGPEDLTRPSIWLSWLSNGHYDAVLDRLCPNPEYEAWCRQTQVQRRRDEELAKSMAVSLSKMYIEQNACS